The following proteins are co-located in the Anomalospiza imberbis isolate Cuckoo-Finch-1a 21T00152 chromosome Z, ASM3175350v1, whole genome shotgun sequence genome:
- the CAST gene encoding calpastatin isoform X6 has translation MLVSLRAVQLLLKPLFLTFPKQALESALLHGDKKANEASSKAAEKNAEVEKKKQASANVSQLLKTETSGAAASAQSTPTTKAGTEKNTQSDKLTDSQNKQLSEEKQKEPSDGKNQTTPTVTTASKPNNTGKVTTTQADQLPPATPTETAKQKSKEMSTVTGAAAGTGTPGASVVAAADKSSTEPGMDESALDSLIDTLGGPEEDVPTTPVYTGPEITEDIYSRYLEEMGKREGSLPPEYVKLLKSKGYGKDVVPPKPNEQDEKPMTDDELAEALSSDFPCSAASAQEKKTSLTEKPNKEGEIVQAQAASSVKTPAPPMEKKPKSKEEMKDDAMDALLDTLGGPEPEPEEDPTPIVEVSEAKAKEKKEQKAGERDDTIPPEYRLTPELDKDGKPILPKPEEKPKPLSESDLVDEFSKDFACPAQPAVQPKAPKPSNISKKPSGSVSAKAAEDKVVPRATACTVQSAAPVPSVGPVSDEALEALSSSLGKREPDPDEKKPAVDKVKEKTKKEQHKKLGEEEETIPPEYRLTEAKDKDGKPLLPKPEEKSEPMSENDLLEGLTEGFSSSSSPPTPLPISTVLKKSKDGAKPASSSDVISAATVSSVHSAAPALSATGGKEMDEALDLLSDSLGQREPDPDENKPVVDKVKEKAKSEHRDKLGERDETIPPDYQKLLESGEQSKPAKPTAKDDMKHKGKKKPTDDSAAIDALSGDFDTCAKAPATPQHSKCRTKVERNLRPLNQAQRIKESPETRKRQRDSPPAANLRSRKQAKR, from the exons TCCACACCGACAACCAAAGCAGGAACTGAAAAAAACACCCAGTCAGACAAG CTAACAGACTCTCAAAATAAACAGCTGTCTGAAGAGAAGCAAAAGGAACCCAGTGAT ggaaaaaaccaaaccacaccTACTGTGACAACAGCTTCTAAACCAAATAACACAGGAAAAGTAACTACAACTCAGGCTGACCAGCTTCCACCAGCAACCCCCACAGAGACAGCAAAG caaAAGTCCAAGGAGATGTCCACAGTGACTGGTGCAGCTGCTGGAACAGGCACACCTGGTGCAAGTGTGGTTGCTGCTGCTGACAAATCAAGTACCGAG CCTGGTATGGATGAGTCAGCACTTGATAGCCTAATAGATACCCTTGGTGGACCTGAGGAAGATGTGCCTACTACTCCTGTTTATACTGGCCCGGAAATAACG GAAGATATATATTCAAGATACTTGGAAGAAATGGGCAAAAGGGAAGGTAGTCTCCCTCCAGAGTATGTTAAACTGTTGAAG AGCAAAGGCTATGGCAAAGACGTGGTCCCACCAAAACCAAATGAGCAAGATGAA AAGCCAATGACAGATGATGAGCTTGCAGAGGCCCTGTCATCTGATTTCCCCTGCAGTGCCGCTTCTGCCCAGGAGAAGAAGACAAGTCTGACAGAG AAACCAAATAAAGAAGGAGAAATAGTGCAAGCACAAGCAGCAAGTTCAGTTAAGACTCCAGCTCCTCCAATGGAGAAGAAACCAAAATCAAAAGAG GAAATGAAAGATGATGCAATGGATGCTCTTCTTGATACTCTTGGAGGACCTGAACCTGAGCCTGAAGAAGATCCTACCCCTATTGTAGAGGTGTCAGAG GCAAAggccaaagagaaaaaggagcaAAAGGCTGGAGAACGTGATGATACAATACCTCCAGAGTACAGGTTAACACCAGAGTTG GATAAAGATGGAAAACCAATATTGCCGAAGCCTGAAGAAAAACCAAAG cCTTTGAGTGAATCTGATCTTGTTGATGAATTTTCAAAGGACtttgcctgccctgcacagcctgcagtACAACCCAAAGCACCAAAGCCCAGCAACATATCCAAA AAGCCATCGGGTTCTGTGTCTGCAAAAGCCGCTGAGGATAAAGTGGTCCCCCGTGCCACAGCTTGCACTGTGCAGtctgcagctcctgtgcctTCA GTTGGTCCTGTGTCGGATGAAGCACTGGAAGCCTTGTCCAGTAGCCTAGGGAAGAGGGAGCCTGATCCAGATGAGAAAAAGCCTGCTGTGGACAAAGTTAAG gagaaaaccaaaaaggaacaacacaaaaaactgggtgaagaagaagaaacaatTCCTCCAGAGTACAGACTAACAGAAGCcaaa gATAAAGATGGAAAACCACTCCTACCAAAACCAGAAGAGAAGTCAGAG CCTATGAGTGAAAATGATCTTTTAGAAGGTTTGACAGAAGgattttcctcttcttcatcACCACCTACACCATTACCTATATCAACTGTACTAAAG AAATCCAAGGATGGTGCCAAGCCTGCGAGTTCCTCGGATGTGATCTCTGCTGCTACGGTTTCCTCAGTGCACTCAGCAGCCCCTGCACTTTCTGCCACT GGAGGAAAAGAGATGGATGAAGCCTTGGATCTTCTGTCTGATTCCCTGGGACAGAGGGAACCTGACCCTGATGAAAACAAACCAGTTGTGGATAAAGTGAAG GAAAAGGCTAAATCTGAACACAGAGACAAGCTTGGAGAGAGAGATGAAACAATCCCACCTGACTATCAAAAACTTCTGGAGTCGGGTGAGCAG agTAAACCAGCAAAGCCAACAGCAAAGGATGACATGAAACACAAAGGAAAGAAG AAACCTACGGATGACAGTGCAGCTATTGATGCCTTATCAGGTGACTTTGATACTTGTGCAAAGGCTCCTGCTACACCCCAGCACTCAAAG tgTAGGACAAAAGTGGAAAGGAATCTACGACCACTAAACCAAGCTCAAAGGATAAAGGAAAGCCCAGAGACACGAAAACG GCAAAGGGACAGTCCTCCAGCAGCAAAtctgagaagcagaaaacaagCTAAACGTTAA